The Syntrophorhabdaceae bacterium genome segment CATGAACCGCGGTGAATAACCCCATATAGTACAGAAGACTGGGGATGACCGCTGCAAGACAGATCGTCAGATAGCTTACCCCCGTCATCTCTGAGATGACAAATGCAGCGGCGCCCATAACAGGGGGCATCAACTGCCCCCCACTGGATGCAACCGCTTCAACCGATGCTGCAAAATGGGGTGCATACCCCGTCCGCTTCATTAAGGGTATTGTATATGTTCCAGTTCCGACAACATTCGCAACGGCGCTTCCCGAGATAGTTCCAAAAAAGGCGCTCGATATAACCGCCACCTTTGCCGGGCCTCCCTTCGTCTTCCCCGCGATCGAATTGGCAATGTTTATGAAGAAATCACCTGTCTTCGTGGCCTCAAGGAATGCCCCGAAGATGACAAAGAGAATAACAAAGGTTGCTGAAACACCGATGGGTACGCCATAGATCCCCTCAAGGGTTGTGTACATATGTGCCGTTATACGTTCTATGTCGTACCCTCTGTGAGCTATGGCCTCAGGAAGATATGGCCCGAAATAGGCATACAGCAGAAATAACACGGACACAATAACAAGGGCAAGTCCGATCACCCGTCTCGTCATTTCGAGTACAAGAAGGATCGTAAGGGCACCGAATACAATGTCCCAGGTACCGGGCATCCCTGCCCTGTCAATAATGGCATCCATGTTGAGAATAATGTAAAGACCGCTCGCCAGGCTTAGTATTGAAAGGATGATCTCAAGGACCCCCACCTTCTTCCCCTTGATAACCGGGAATGTGAGGAAGGCAATAACAAAACCAAGCGTAAGGTGTATAACCCTCTGGGACCACGGATCGAGGCTCCCCACGGCGCCGGTATAAAGATGAAAGAGCGACATGAAAACAGCAAAAACAATAGCAATAATAGAAAGAACCTTAGGCATCGTTAGCTACCTCTCTCGGGTTTTCAATCACCCCCGTCATCCTTCCCTGCTACTTAATAACCCCTATCTCCTTATAATACTTCAATGCCCCCGGATGGACCGGGATAGGGCTTTTCGTTGCCGAGGCTTTAGCTGTTGTAAATTCTGCTATTTTGTGTGTATCAACGAGCATCTTCTTGTTTTCGAAGATTGCCTTTGTGATCTTGTATACGAGATCATCCGGCAGATCCTTGTTGCAAACCACAGAGTTCCAGACCGCTATTGTGAGGACGTCTTCGGTCTGCCCCTTGTACGTATTCTTCGGTATTACCCACTCCGAGTAATACGGATATGCCTTTTCGACCTTCGTTACCTCTTCCTTGCTAAAGGGAATGAAACGGATATCATGTGTCGTTGCAAGGTCAATGATTGAAGATGTCGGTGGAGCAACAGACCAGATACCCACATCGATTATACCATCCTTCATCTGTGTAGCATTTTCAGCAAAGGAAAGGCGGTAGACCTTGAAATCGGCGTATTTGATGCCGATTACCGGCAGGACTAAGTTTGTTTTATATTCTGTACCACTGCCGGGTGCACCGACAGATACCTTTTTCCCCTTGATATCTGTAAGTTTGGTGATCGGGTATTTTTTCAATGTAACAACATGGTAGAGGTTCGGATACATCTGTATGACGGTTCTGAGGGAGTCGATCTTCTTTCCTGTGAACTTGCCTTCGCCGGCATATGCCTGATATACGGTATCATTCATGGCAAGACCAAAGGTGGCATCCATTTTCCCAATAAGTCTCACATTTTCCACAGAGGCGCCGGTGACTTCTGCAGTTGCATTGACATTCGGTACCTTTTTGTTGATGATCTCAGCGAGAGTTCCACCGTAAGGATAATATACCCCTCCGGTACCGCCAGTGGCTATGGTTAATCTCTGTTTCTGCTGTGCGTCAGCATGCTGAATCCCGAGAAAGACAATTGCCAACGTTACTAAAAGAACCAATGCTTTTCTCATTGCGAACCTCCTCTTTTTTTGTTTCAATACTATCTAATAAACAATATTGTTGTCAAACAAATTGTAACAATATGTTACGGGTTTCACTTGTTTTCAGAATAGTGTACAATCTTTAAAAATCAACAGGCTAAAATACTTATGGAGACGGGTTTTTTGCAATTTGATAATTAATAAAGAATCGGTAAATTTTCTAATATTGAACTCTTTGTCATTAACGGCAAGACTGAAGTGCCTTACGGCGCTATTATAGAACCGGATCTCTTTCCATGACCGTGGTTGAATTCCTTCCGTGATCCCATAATATTCCTTAACCCCGTATGAATCTGTCTTTACTTCCGCGAGGCAGAAGTTAAGTCCCTCCACCCGCAGAACCTCTTCAACCTTTGCATCGTAGATTGAATTGATGTGCGACAACATGATAGTATCCCCATCGTGGACCATTTTGACTAATCTCGCGACACCGTCGACTGTTGTAATAGTTATGACCTTAACCGGAATGAATCCACCGGAAACGATGAAAAATAGCAAAATGATAATAATATACGATTTAGCGGTTCTGTTCATTGGAGAGTTTGAACATTATAATATAGGGTAAGGGACACTGGCAAGCGTGAAGAAGGCGGGGTATACGGTTCTTAGTTGATTTATTTCTTGTGAAAAATAGAACTTGACCCTCAAATATAGTTAATGATAGAAGATAATTGATCTTTAAAAAAAGGAGTATACAAGATGAGTAAATATCCGGAGATTGGAGATAAACTGATGACGCTTGATGAGGCGGTCAAAAGATTCATCAGGGATGGCAGTCAGATTGCCATCGGAGGGTTTACCGTTGTGAGAAATCCCATGGCAATCGCCTACGAGATCGTGAGACAGGGCATAAAGGACATACATCTCGTATGCCATTCCCACGGGCAGGCGCTCGATGTCCTCATCGGCGCCGGTTGCGTGAAACGGCTGGAGATAGCGTACGGCGGCAACGGGAGGTACGCGCCTACCTGTATCAGGTTCAAAAAGGCGATCCAGAGGGGTGAGATCCAGTTTGAGGACTATTCCAACTATCAGATGAGTTTGAGGTTTCTCGCAGGCGCCCTCGGTATCCCTTTCATCCCTACAAAGTCGGGGCTTGGTTCAGACCTGCTGAAATATGAAGGATTTCCGAAAGAACTGAGAGGACAGAGAAAGGTTGCATCAAAGAAATTTTCTCTCATGCAGAACCCCTTTAATGGAGAGGATGACCGGGTTGTGCTCCTTCCTGCACTAAATCCGGACGTTGCCCTTATTCACGCCCAGTATGTAGGGGAAGACGGCACGGTAAGAGTAAAAGGGCTTACCTTTGCCGATATCGAACAGGCAAAATCAGCCGATATCGTCATCGTGACCTGCGAAGAGATCGTGCCGCGCTCGTTCATCAGGCTCGACCCTGACCAGAATACCCTTCCTCCATTTTTTATCGATGCCATTGTGAAAGTCCC includes the following:
- a CDS encoding TAXI family TRAP transporter solute-binding subunit, with product MRKALVLLVTLAIVFLGIQHADAQQKQRLTIATGGTGGVYYPYGGTLAEIINKKVPNVNATAEVTGASVENVRLIGKMDATFGLAMNDTVYQAYAGEGKFTGKKIDSLRTVIQMYPNLYHVVTLKKYPITKLTDIKGKKVSVGAPGSGTEYKTNLVLPVIGIKYADFKVYRLSFAENATQMKDGIIDVGIWSVAPPTSSIIDLATTHDIRFIPFSKEEVTKVEKAYPYYSEWVIPKNTYKGQTEDVLTIAVWNSVVCNKDLPDDLVYKITKAIFENKKMLVDTHKIAEFTTAKASATKSPIPVHPGALKYYKEIGVIK
- a CDS encoding glutaconate CoA-transferase → MSKYPEIGDKLMTLDEAVKRFIRDGSQIAIGGFTVVRNPMAIAYEIVRQGIKDIHLVCHSHGQALDVLIGAGCVKRLEIAYGGNGRYAPTCIRFKKAIQRGEIQFEDYSNYQMSLRFLAGALGIPFIPTKSGLGSDLLKYEGFPKELRGQRKVASKKFSLMQNPFNGEDDRVVLLPALNPDVALIHAQYVGEDGTVRVKGLTFADIEQAKSADIVIVTCEEIVPRSFIRLDPDQNTLPPFFIDAIVKVPYGAHPTGCYAFYDYDPKHLNLYKKVAEDDRLFREYLEEWVYGVSSYDEYLGKVGVENLLKIKANPVLGYAAGLDRK